Proteins found in one Solitalea lacus genomic segment:
- a CDS encoding methionine aminotransferase — protein sequence MIAINSKLPQVGASIFPVMTGLAIEYKAVNLAQGFPDFPTSPQLISLVNDYMKKGMNQYAPPAGILPLRERIAEMTYSLTGKNYCADTEVTITAGGTQAIFSVIEAFIRDGDEVIIFEPAYDCYSPNIRVHGGIPRPIELAPPDYKIDWEKVKKLISHKTRMIMLNTPHNPTGTVLSKSDIDELIKIVKGTDILILSDEVYEHIIFDGKTHHSVAKYPELAERSLIVSSFGKTFHTTGWRMGYLLGPDYLMAEIRKLQQFAIYTCVTPIQYALADFMAIPDNYLSIKEMYQQKRDYFAGLMKNTKFDLLPVAGSYFQTAHYNKISDEGDYDFAVRITKEFGVATIPTSVFYTSSADHKVIRFCFAKTEETLNKAVERLMKI from the coding sequence ATGATTGCAATTAATTCTAAACTACCTCAGGTTGGTGCTTCAATTTTTCCTGTTATGACGGGATTGGCAATTGAGTATAAGGCAGTTAATTTAGCTCAAGGGTTTCCTGACTTTCCTACTTCGCCCCAATTAATCAGTTTGGTGAATGACTATATGAAAAAGGGCATGAACCAATATGCCCCACCTGCAGGAATATTGCCTCTCCGCGAGCGCATAGCTGAAATGACCTATAGCTTAACAGGGAAAAATTACTGTGCAGATACAGAAGTGACCATTACTGCCGGAGGTACTCAAGCTATATTTTCTGTAATTGAGGCCTTTATTAGAGATGGTGACGAAGTAATCATTTTTGAGCCTGCTTACGATTGTTATTCGCCAAACATCCGCGTACATGGTGGTATTCCACGGCCTATCGAACTAGCTCCTCCTGATTATAAAATTGACTGGGAGAAAGTAAAAAAGTTGATTTCGCATAAAACACGAATGATTATGCTCAATACTCCACATAATCCTACAGGAACAGTTTTGAGTAAGAGTGATATTGATGAACTCATTAAGATTGTGAAAGGTACCGATATTTTGATTTTGAGCGATGAAGTGTATGAGCATATTATTTTCGACGGTAAAACTCATCATAGTGTTGCAAAATATCCCGAACTGGCAGAACGTAGTTTGATTGTTTCATCATTTGGAAAAACATTTCATACTACAGGTTGGCGTATGGGGTACTTATTAGGTCCGGATTATTTAATGGCTGAAATTCGTAAGTTGCAACAGTTCGCAATTTATACTTGCGTTACCCCTATTCAATATGCCCTCGCCGATTTTATGGCTATCCCTGATAATTACTTAAGTATAAAAGAGATGTATCAGCAAAAGCGAGATTATTTTGCTGGTTTAATGAAAAATACCAAGTTTGATTTGCTACCAGTGGCAGGTTCTTATTTTCAGACGGCTCATTACAACAAAATTTCAGATGAAGGTGATTATGATTTTGCTGTTCGTATAACAAAAGAGTTTGGTGTAGCAACTATTCCTACTTCTGTTTTTTATACAAGTTCAGCTGATCATAAAGTAATCCGTTTTTGTTTTGCTAAAACTGAGGAGACACTGAATAAAGCGGTAGAAAGATTGATGAAAATTTAA
- a CDS encoding DUF3307 domain-containing protein has protein sequence MHDLFTYEQGSILVRLLIAHLLVDFVFQPKKWVQHKQSIKASTGFLYLHGFLSGLISVLLLVTLGGKVVTAGIILAISHTLIDYWKVRQHKYSLSIFLIDQLLHLVVILIVWLWLIKGWGLFINIIIQQLSNFKIILILAAYLMVIWPLGIIINIATKHWREKINDDLASLENAGKWIGIFERIMVLTFLLMQQFEGIGFLIAAKSILRYSDQDTDKNKARKQTEYVLIGTLISFSLSILIGVAINLLLK, from the coding sequence ATGCATGATTTATTTACCTATGAACAAGGGTCTATTTTAGTTAGATTATTAATTGCACACCTATTGGTTGATTTCGTTTTTCAACCCAAAAAATGGGTACAACATAAACAAAGCATTAAAGCCTCAACAGGCTTTTTATATTTACATGGATTTCTTTCAGGACTAATCTCTGTTCTTTTATTGGTAACATTAGGAGGAAAGGTAGTAACCGCAGGAATTATTTTAGCCATTTCACATACCTTAATTGATTACTGGAAGGTTCGCCAACACAAATACAGCTTATCAATCTTCCTTATTGACCAACTACTTCACCTTGTTGTTATTCTAATTGTTTGGCTTTGGTTAATTAAAGGTTGGGGATTATTCATCAACATCATCATACAACAGTTAAGTAATTTTAAAATCATACTAATCCTTGCTGCTTACCTAATGGTGATATGGCCACTGGGCATCATCATTAATATAGCTACAAAGCACTGGCGCGAAAAAATCAATGATGACCTGGCAAGTTTGGAAAATGCCGGTAAGTGGATCGGTATTTTTGAGCGTATTATGGTGCTTACTTTTTTGTTAATGCAACAATTCGAAGGCATAGGATTTCTGATTGCTGCCAAATCGATATTGCGTTACAGTGATCAGGATACCGATAAGAACAAAGCTCGAAAACAAACCGAATATGTGCTTATTGGCACATTAATCAGCTTTTCATTAAGTATACTAATAGGAGTGGCTATAAACCTACTTTTAAAATAA
- a CDS encoding TlpA family protein disulfide reductase, whose translation MRTLLLMLLLVPILSCGQQKKQEIIIKDANNKVISYDEMSYLLLTGDYKMQNVQNDAGEFTEIKLQKNSLEEKDAALTAIMTPNRFFTKDVRVPNFQFTTLDGKSLSFEQLKGKVIVVNFWFTTCAPCLKELPELNEIAEYYKQNPNVVFLAFSTDKKEKVELFLAKREFNYQQVVDAEKQIEELEIGTFPTNLIITPQGKTQFIVGGFIPPIKSILMYQIDKALRIK comes from the coding sequence ATGAGAACATTATTGTTGATGCTTTTGTTGGTGCCGATTTTAAGTTGCGGGCAACAAAAGAAACAGGAGATTATAATAAAAGACGCTAATAATAAGGTTATTTCTTATGATGAAATGAGTTACTTATTGTTGACAGGTGATTATAAAATGCAGAACGTTCAAAATGATGCAGGCGAGTTTACTGAAATTAAATTGCAGAAAAACTCGCTGGAGGAAAAAGACGCAGCATTAACAGCCATAATGACTCCCAATCGCTTTTTCACAAAGGATGTTCGGGTTCCGAATTTTCAGTTTACAACGCTAGATGGAAAATCCTTAAGTTTTGAACAGTTGAAAGGAAAGGTAATTGTTGTAAACTTTTGGTTTACAACCTGTGCACCTTGTTTAAAGGAATTACCCGAATTGAACGAAATAGCTGAATATTATAAACAGAATCCGAATGTGGTTTTTCTGGCTTTTTCAACAGATAAAAAAGAAAAGGTCGAACTGTTTTTAGCAAAGAGGGAATTTAATTACCAGCAAGTTGTTGATGCGGAGAAGCAGATTGAAGAGTTAGAAATAGGCACTTTTCCAACTAACCTCATTATTACTCCTCAAGGTAAAACTCAATTCATTGTCGGTGGTTTCATCCCTCCTATTAAATCAATTTTGATGTATCAAATTGATAAAGCGTTAAGAATTAAATAG
- a CDS encoding amidohydrolase, with product MKSNITITIIQTALYWENIDANLSMLGQKMLALKEKTDLIILPEMFSTGFTMNASMLAEQAKGKTVRWLAEMAGHMNAVITGSIIVEEQNKFYNRLVWMRPDGSFETYDKRHLFGLGKEDDTYAAGDKKLLVDLKGWNICPMICYDLRFPVWARNKKDNPYDLYLIVANWPERRSLHWKTLLPARAIENQSYVVGVNRVGNDGNEIYHSGNSMIIAPDGVVLYHKEHDEDMFTLELSGETLEFVRRAFPFLKDQDDFNIKRV from the coding sequence ATGAAATCTAATATAACCATAACTATCATACAAACTGCATTGTATTGGGAGAACATTGATGCCAATTTATCAATGTTGGGGCAAAAAATGCTTGCATTAAAAGAAAAAACAGACCTAATAATTTTACCGGAAATGTTCAGTACCGGTTTTACCATGAATGCATCAATGTTGGCAGAACAAGCCAAAGGTAAAACCGTAAGATGGTTAGCTGAAATGGCTGGCCATATGAACGCCGTAATAACAGGAAGCATAATTGTTGAAGAGCAGAATAAGTTCTACAATCGTTTGGTTTGGATGCGTCCGGATGGCAGTTTTGAAACATATGATAAACGGCATCTTTTTGGTTTAGGTAAAGAGGATGATACCTATGCAGCTGGAGATAAAAAGCTATTGGTTGATCTTAAGGGCTGGAATATATGCCCGATGATTTGTTATGATCTGCGTTTTCCTGTTTGGGCTCGAAATAAAAAAGATAATCCGTATGATTTATATCTGATTGTGGCCAACTGGCCTGAGCGTCGCTCCCTGCATTGGAAAACTCTTTTGCCAGCCAGAGCTATTGAAAATCAGAGTTATGTTGTAGGTGTGAATCGGGTTGGTAATGATGGAAATGAAATTTACCATAGCGGAAATAGTATGATTATTGCTCCTGATGGCGTTGTGTTATATCATAAAGAACATGATGAAGATATGTTTACTTTAGAGCTATCTGGTGAGACCTTGGAATTTGTGCGTAGAGCATTTCCCTTTTTAAAAGATCAGGACGATTTTAATATAAAGAGAGTGTAA
- a CDS encoding acyl-CoA thioesterase, producing the protein MKPNNPKEFYSVKHSQTTITELMIPSYANFGGKIHGGILLSLMDKVAYACASRHAGTYCVTVSVDEVNFLAPVEVGDLVSMHASVNYVGNTSLVVGIRVESENVKTREVKHTNTSYFTMVAKDEDTNKPKQVPGLILENHVQLRRFIEAIKRREIKKRYAHEFDNIKAFENLDDEISLLDNERCILDLNHAK; encoded by the coding sequence ATGAAACCAAACAATCCTAAAGAGTTTTATTCAGTTAAACATTCTCAAACAACAATTACAGAATTGATGATCCCATCTTACGCTAATTTTGGAGGGAAAATTCATGGTGGGATATTGCTTTCATTGATGGATAAAGTTGCTTATGCTTGCGCTTCCCGTCATGCAGGTACTTATTGTGTAACAGTTTCGGTTGATGAAGTTAACTTCTTGGCGCCTGTTGAGGTGGGTGATCTCGTGTCAATGCATGCTTCTGTTAATTATGTGGGTAATACCTCTTTGGTTGTGGGGATAAGAGTTGAAAGTGAAAATGTAAAAACACGTGAGGTGAAACACACAAATACCTCCTATTTTACAATGGTAGCTAAAGATGAGGATACTAATAAACCTAAGCAGGTGCCAGGACTGATATTGGAAAACCATGTGCAATTACGACGTTTTATTGAAGCAATTAAAAGAAGGGAAATAAAAAAGCGTTATGCTCATGAGTTTGATAATATAAAGGCTTTCGAAAATCTGGATGATGAAATTAGTCTTTTGGATAATGAACGCTGTATTTTAGATCTTAACCACGCAAAATAA
- a CDS encoding SatD family protein has product MIYAVLTADIVNSTSLDKADRELLLNTLKGLSSQIDGIEFHIFRGDAFQGLSEKPWLALEQCIKTRAYLLKTNTSSRSVCFDARMAIGLGGVSLKAETIEESDGEAFRNSGQLLDEKSSKRLLFKSPWEEINAEMQVLCILLDVIINKWTLAQAEVIWERLNGFNQMAIAQKLGISQASVNNRLKLAEFDALQTVLNRYQTIIQAKTKSNA; this is encoded by the coding sequence ATGATTTATGCAGTACTAACAGCAGATATTGTAAATTCAACTAGTTTGGATAAAGCCGACAGGGAACTTTTATTGAATACACTAAAAGGATTATCAAGCCAAATCGACGGAATTGAATTTCATATTTTCAGGGGAGATGCCTTTCAAGGTTTAAGTGAGAAACCTTGGCTAGCCTTAGAACAATGTATTAAAACTCGCGCTTATCTTCTAAAAACAAACACATCATCACGCTCGGTGTGTTTTGATGCACGAATGGCTATTGGACTGGGAGGCGTTAGCCTCAAAGCTGAGACCATTGAAGAATCAGACGGGGAGGCTTTCCGAAACTCAGGTCAACTTCTGGATGAAAAAAGCTCTAAAAGGTTATTATTTAAAAGTCCTTGGGAGGAGATTAATGCCGAAATGCAAGTACTTTGCATATTACTCGACGTAATTATCAATAAATGGACATTGGCGCAAGCAGAAGTTATCTGGGAACGTTTAAATGGGTTTAACCAAATGGCCATAGCCCAAAAGCTTGGGATTTCACAAGCCTCGGTAAACAATCGCCTAAAATTAGCTGAATTTGATGCTTTACAGACTGTATTAAACCGCTACCAAACAATTATACAAGCAAAAACTAAATCCAATGCATGA
- the fbp gene encoding class 1 fructose-bisphosphatase gives MTKVMTLGQFIIERQAEFPYAKGELSRLLRDIGIAAKIVNREVNKAGLVDILGEAGTMNVQGEAVKKLDVYANDQFISALQSGGECCLIASEENEDVIRIDSEVSRNAKYIVAIDPLDGSSNIDVNVAVGTIFSIYRRKTESGPCTKVDVLQKGVEQIAAGYVIYGSSTMLVYTTGHGVNGFTLDPSIGEFCLSHPNMQFPKTGKLYSLNEGNYVHFPEGVKKYLKYCQVEDTETNRPYTSRYIGSMVADIHRNMIKGGIFIYPTTASSPKGKLRLVYECNPLAFIVEQAGGRATNGFSRIMELPVKEVHQRTPIFIGSEEMVKKAEEFMREYSPELEETLQIAEA, from the coding sequence ATGACAAAAGTAATGACGCTTGGACAGTTTATCATTGAGCGCCAAGCTGAGTTTCCTTATGCGAAGGGGGAGCTTTCACGCCTATTACGAGACATTGGCATTGCTGCCAAAATTGTTAACCGTGAAGTAAACAAAGCAGGACTTGTTGACATTTTAGGCGAGGCTGGCACAATGAATGTGCAAGGCGAAGCCGTTAAAAAGCTAGATGTTTATGCCAACGACCAATTTATCTCTGCTTTACAAAGTGGTGGCGAATGTTGCCTCATCGCATCGGAGGAAAATGAAGATGTAATTCGCATTGACAGCGAGGTTTCTCGCAATGCTAAATACATTGTAGCCATTGACCCTTTAGACGGTTCTTCAAACATTGATGTGAATGTTGCCGTTGGAACAATCTTCTCTATTTATCGCCGTAAAACTGAAAGTGGTCCTTGCACCAAAGTAGATGTTTTACAAAAAGGTGTTGAGCAAATTGCTGCCGGCTATGTGATTTATGGCTCATCAACCATGTTAGTTTATACCACTGGACATGGTGTAAATGGCTTCACACTCGATCCATCAATCGGTGAATTTTGTCTATCTCACCCTAACATGCAGTTTCCTAAAACCGGTAAATTATATTCCTTAAACGAAGGTAACTATGTTCATTTTCCGGAAGGAGTAAAAAAATATCTTAAATATTGCCAGGTAGAAGATACAGAAACCAATCGTCCTTACACCTCACGTTATATCGGTTCAATGGTAGCAGATATTCATCGTAACATGATTAAAGGCGGTATCTTTATTTATCCTACTACAGCAAGTTCACCTAAAGGAAAATTACGTTTAGTTTATGAATGTAATCCTTTAGCATTTATTGTAGAACAAGCCGGAGGTAGGGCAACAAATGGGTTCAGTAGAATTATGGAGCTACCTGTTAAAGAAGTTCATCAACGTACGCCAATTTTTATCGGTTCAGAAGAAATGGTTAAAAAGGCAGAAGAATTTATGCGCGAGTATTCACCTGAATTAGAAGAAACACTGCAGATTGCAGAAGCATAA
- a CDS encoding ABC transporter substrate-binding protein — protein MKKGFLLLYCVIFLFGCTSNSSKSKLRKIAFVDAFEDATLAQAKQGFYDALKKGGFEDKKNIEIIYSNAQNNIPTLIQSINYAVSEKVELIATNATLPTITAAQRERSIPIFMMVSSSPKMAGLTDQAGNPPANLYGVYETTNYIDTSVALIKILKPSVKRLAAIYNQSEPQSVDAYNSIVKQSKASGMELVVLPVNSSAETQLVVESLLSKKVDAFFALPDNTVFASFETIVKSCDKANVPVFTSEAGLVKRGAVAAFGADLYQWGYQSGEQAVAYLKDPKTSNLKPEVVKVRKRVYNPTVASKFGIKVGEGFEEVK, from the coding sequence ATGAAAAAAGGATTTCTTTTACTTTACTGTGTTATTTTTTTATTCGGATGTACTTCAAATTCAAGCAAATCAAAATTGCGCAAAATTGCTTTTGTTGATGCCTTTGAAGATGCCACTTTAGCTCAAGCCAAGCAAGGCTTTTATGATGCATTGAAAAAAGGAGGATTTGAAGACAAAAAAAATATTGAAATTATTTATAGTAATGCACAAAATAATATCCCAACGCTTATACAATCTATAAATTATGCCGTTAGTGAAAAGGTTGAACTAATTGCGACTAATGCAACTTTGCCAACCATTACTGCAGCACAACGAGAGCGATCCATTCCAATTTTTATGATGGTTTCTTCAAGCCCTAAAATGGCTGGTTTAACTGATCAGGCTGGCAATCCGCCTGCAAATTTATATGGAGTATATGAAACTACGAATTACATAGACACGTCAGTTGCACTCATAAAAATCCTAAAACCATCTGTTAAACGCCTGGCCGCAATTTACAATCAATCAGAACCGCAATCTGTGGATGCCTACAATAGTATTGTTAAACAATCAAAAGCTTCGGGAATGGAATTGGTAGTTTTGCCTGTAAATAGCTCTGCTGAAACCCAATTGGTTGTTGAATCATTATTGTCTAAGAAGGTGGATGCCTTTTTTGCCTTACCCGACAATACTGTGTTTGCTTCCTTTGAAACCATTGTAAAAAGTTGTGACAAAGCCAATGTTCCAGTATTTACTAGTGAAGCCGGCTTGGTTAAACGTGGTGCTGTTGCAGCCTTTGGAGCAGATTTGTATCAATGGGGGTATCAATCGGGTGAGCAAGCCGTTGCTTATTTAAAAGATCCTAAAACAAGTAATCTCAAACCTGAAGTGGTGAAAGTTCGTAAGCGTGTATATAACCCAACTGTTGCTTCCAAATTCGGAATTAAAGTGGGTGAAGGGTTTGAGGAGGTAAAGTAA